A region from the Rosa rugosa chromosome 6, drRosRugo1.1, whole genome shotgun sequence genome encodes:
- the LOC133713519 gene encoding PP2A regulatory subunit TAP46 gives MGELNMDDMPLPALFEQARKVHFTATESGNEIDQDGVKKACRALEKCDEMISKLGLFSTNETKEDISTTNLKYIMVPYYLGELTEKVAHDDRIQIVKEAQAKLKEFVSFCEAMELVPEEELEVSRQDGPKSNSMADRRAQKIARFKRQRAAESKLLEIKERRERRGRSTRASALSTPIEAGDEDVLDDDGEEEREAWFTSISLALCKAFDLLEMLKKEEEMLLAFKERQSKEGDKEFYQEVLVDRAQRAEAWHRNAAARVQYSKPAQPITCATFAQDVLEGRASVSQMHEHKHQPLIFGPASLVGGSITSERERMAAQVFQPSHRLPTMSIEEAGLKEMEIMNKWQERNVKLMEEANSSWYNDSGKLPGPPQEDDEDDDAAQDKARAWDDWKDDNPRGAGNKKLTPCG, from the exons ATGGGCGAACTCAATATGGACGATATGCCCCTACCGGCGCTGTTCGAGCAAGCTCGGAAGGTCCATTTCACGGCGACGGAGTCCGGCAATGAGATTGATCAG GATGGGGTGAAGAAAGCGTGCAGGGCTTTGGAGAAGTGCGATGAAATGATAAGCAAGCTTGGTTTGTTCTCAACAAACGAGACCAAGGAGGATATCAGCACCACCAATCTCAAGTATATTATG GTGCCGTATTATCTTGGTGAGTTGACCGAGAAGGTTGCACATGATGATAGGATACAGATTGTTAAGGAAGCTCAGGCTAAGTTAAAG GAATTTGTTTCGTTTTGTGAGGCGATGGAGCTTGTGCCGGAAGAAGAGTTGGAAGTGTCTAGACAAGATGGTCCGAAATCCAATTCAATGGCTGACCGAAGGGCTCAGAAg ATTGCTCGATTCAAACGCCAAAGAGCGGCAGAATCAAAGTTGCTGGAAATTAAGGAGAGGAGAGAGCGGAGAGGGCGTTCAACTAGAGCATCTGCCTTGTCAACTCCTATTGAGGCAGGAGATGAAGATGTGCTGGATGATGATGGAGAGGAGGAACGAGAG GCCTGGTTTACTTCTATCTCTTTGGCACTCTGTAAG GCTTTTGATCTGTTGGAAATGctaaagaaggaagaagagatgTTGCTAGCTTTTAAGGAAAGGCAATCAAAG GAGGGGGATAAGGAATTTTATCAAGAAGTTCTTGTTGATCGCGCCCAGAGGGCTGAAGCTTGGCATCGTAATGCTGCAGCTCGAGTGCAGTATAGTAAACCAGCACAGCCTATTACATGTGCAACTTTTGCACAAGATGTTTTAGAAGGGAGAGCAAGTGTGTCACAGATGCATGAGCACAAACACCAGCCACTAATCTTTGGACCAGCAAGTCTTGTTGGTGGAAGCATAACAAGTGAGAGGGAAAGGATGGCTGCTCAGGTTTTCCAGCCTAGTCATAG GTTACCCACCATGAGCATTGAGGAAGCTGGGCTGAAGGAGATGGAGATAATGAACAAATGGCAAGAGAGGAATGTTAAACTCATGGAAGAAGCAAACTCTTCATGGTACAATGACAGTGGGAAACTGCCAGGACCGCCCcaggaagatgatgaagatgatgatgctgCTCAAGACAAGGCAAGGGCGTGGGATGACTGGAAAGACGATAATCCTCGAGGTGCTGGCAATAAGAAGCTCACCCCTTGTGGATAA
- the LOC133713918 gene encoding uncharacterized protein LOC133713918 encodes MRPFSQSWTYRFETFVFVIQVQPGHTILVHAAAGGVGSLLYQWANALGATVIGTVPTQEKASQAKEDGCHHVIIYKVEDFVARVIEITSGNGVEVVYDSVGKDTFEGSLRCLKFRGYMVSFGQSSGAPDPVPLSALSVKSLFLTRPTLFHYTATRDELLENAGEVFANVDKGTLRVRVNHTYPLLVAWIMSRLSRMLEILVAVVLHVFC; translated from the exons ATGAGGCCCTTTAGTCAATCCTGGACATACAGATTTGAAACTTTTGTTTTTGTCATAcaggtccaacctggacacacGATCCTCGTACATGCAGCAGCTGGTGGAGTCGGATCCCTTTTATACCAGTGGGCTAATGCCCTTGGTGCCACTGTCATCGGAACTGTGCCAACTCAAGAGAAGGCATCTCAAGCCAAGGAAGATGGCTGTCACCATGTCATAATCTATAAGGTTGAGGACTTTGTTGCTCGTGTGATTGAAATAACATCTGGCAATGGGGTTGAAGTTGTCTATGATTCTGTAGGGAAGGATACGTTTGAG GGATCACTGAGATGCTTGAAGTTTCGTGGATACATGGTGAGTTTTGGGCAGTCATCAGGTGCACCAGATCCGGTTCCTCTATCAGCTCTTTCAGTGAAGTCACTGTTCTTGACCAGGCCTACCCTCTTCCATTACACAGCTACTCGAGATGAATTATTAGAGAATGCAGGAGAGGTATTTGCTAATGTTGATAAAGGTACATTGCGGGTTCGAGTAAATCACACCTACCCATTGTTGGTTGCTTGGATTATGTCAAGGTTGTCCAGAATGCTTGAAattttggttgctgttgttttACATGTCTTTTGTTGA
- the LOC133715928 gene encoding uncharacterized protein LOC133715928 yields the protein MEEQEAQMEIDVYTEQGITATFSLSRTDTVKTLFSIFKESFPPAAEDQSGFHLFFQNIQLKQNNQVRDEIQRIIFESKLEEPDQISLLFVPYPSCGSAKCNKVDCQSGNTRFKYYRYGRLWKLRYLCRTCRKEFNFDMPQPPRPTKRQSLPAKIPPPPSKMCLPPPPPPPVPVASSSSSSVLDLSDRVLDHCKALHQYTAQLQMEKSTLEKKNKALEQALTSLEASYRFEINALRMERDAFKEERDDTLRKFEAILQSYRIHR from the exons ATGGAAGAGCAAGAAGCTCAAATGGAGATAGATGTCTATACAGAACAAGGAATCACAGCAACATTTTCACTCTCTCGGACCGACACCGTGAAAACCCTATTTTCGATTTTCAAGGAATCTTTTCCCCCAGCAGCTGAGGATCAATCAGGGTTTCATCTATTTTTTCAG AATATACAACTGAAGCAGAATAATCAAGTAAGAGATGAGATTCAAAGAATAATATTCGAGAGTAAACTGGAGGAGCCGGATCAAATATCATTACTGTTTGTCCCCTATCCAAGTTGTGGCAGTGCAAAATGTAATAAGGTTGATTGTCAGTCAGGAAATACACGTTTCAAGTACTACCGTTACGGAAGATTGTGGAAATTGCGCTACTTGTGTAGGACATGCCGAAAGGAGTTCAATTTCGACATGCCACAACCTCCGAGGCCAACCAAGCGGCAATCGTTGCCCGCCAAGATCCCTCCACCACCCTCAAAGATGTGCCTACCTCCCCCTCCACCACCCCCGGTGCCG gttgcttcttcttcttcttcttcagtctTGGATTTGAGTGATCGAGTACTAGATCACTGCAAAGCTCTACATCAGTACACTGCCCAACTGCAAATGGAGAAATCGactttggaaaagaagaataagGCTTTGGAACAAGCATTGACCTCACTTGAG GCCTCTTATAGGTTTGAGATCAATGCATTGAGGATGGAGCGAGATGCTTTCAAGGAGGAGCGCGATGACACTCTTAGGAAATTCGAGGCTATACTACAGAGTTACAGAATCCATAGGTAA
- the LOC133715915 gene encoding uncharacterized protein LOC133715915 encodes MALHSGTDRFSPLMSTLHHHHHHRLRGVESKDGLMYLLLDPCPRHLFLLGPSRPVQGPFLRDGSFKRMKDCDLAHILVRENIEVRRLACAAPPPTQEAMPLASVRTGSSQPNLQVPTTNATSTVPSLYSSSSSSNKELKQMGLPISFGAKKSGLGSERLIGPEYGLKCSNEDFTNPFFLNFFGLAET; translated from the exons ATGGCCCTGCACTCAGGGACGGATCGTTTTTCACCACTAATGTCgactcttcatcatcatcatcatcatcgccTGAGAG GCGTGGAATCAAAAGACGGTTTGATGTACCTCCTGTTGGACCCCTGCCCACGCCATCTTTTCCTTCTAGGCCCTTCTAGGCCAGTGCAGGGACCGTTCCTCAGAGACGGGAGCTTCAAAAGAATGAAAGATTGCGACTTGGCCCATATTCTGGTGAGGGAGAATATTGAAGTGAGGAGGCttgcatgtgcagctcctcctcctacccaagAGGCAATGCCATTGGCATCCGTCAG AACTGGGAGCTCCCAACCCAATCTTCAAGTTCCTACTACCAATGCGACCTCTACTGTTCCATCACTTTACTCATCCTCCAG TTCAAGTAACAAAGAGCTTAAACAGATGGGGCTACCAATATCTTTTGGTGCTAAAAAGTCGGGGCTGGGAAGTGAAAGACTGATTGGGCCAGAGTATGGATTAAAATGTTCAAATGAGGATTTCACCAATCccttctttcttaatttttttggtCTCGCTGAAACTTAA
- the LOC133715613 gene encoding soluble starch synthase 1, chloroplastic/amyloplastic, with protein sequence MESLKFTTSLPCKSLSGNLARPKLINHHDVIGQVGFAPLWKKRCKTEGLRLRASLSSKAGSQDGAPSVVEDQKEKENGVLLGAQRDSSGSVIGFNLSPPNGEVVIDTDEDITSDRIEIAEDVGGREKPKAKVTRSIVFVTAEAAPYSKTGGLGDVCGSLPVVLAGRGHRVMVVSPRYLNGSPADKKFSGAIDVGHTNVICFGGEQEVAFFHEYREGVDWVFVDHPSFHRPGNPYGDSFGAFGDNQFRFTLLSHAACEAPLVLPLGGYTYGQNCLFLVNDWHAGLVPLLLAAKYRPHGVYTDARSVLIIHNLAHQGVESAVTYKNLGLPAEWYGALEWVFPEWARAHALDRGEAVNILKGAVVTTDRILTVSEGYAWEITTVEGGYGLNGLLSSRKSVLNGITNGIDVVEWDPSSDKHIASHYSANDLSGKVECKIALQKELGLPIRPDCPLIGFIGRLDYQKGIDLIQSGIPELMSDDVQFVMLGSGDTQCQDWMRLAEATYKDKFRGWVGFNVPVSHRITAGCDILLMPSRFEPCGLNQLYAMRYGTIPVVHSTGGLRDTVINFNPYAEGGGEGTGWTFSPLTKESMLAALRLAIRTYKEYKPSWDGLVKRGMEKDFTWESAAIQYEQVFEWAFIDPPYVG encoded by the exons ATGGAGTCTCTCAAATTCACTACCTCACTCCCATGCAAATCATTATCCGGAAATTTAGCGCGACCCAAATTGATCAATCACCATGATGTGATTGGGCAAGTGGGTTTTGCTCCTTTGTGGAAGAAACGATGCAAAACAGAAGGCTTGAGGCTCAGAGCATCATTGTCGAGTAAAGCCGGGTCGCAAGATGGCGCTCCTTCAGTTGTTGAAGATCAGAAGGAGAAAGAAAATGGTGTCttattgggtgcccagagagattCGTCCGGCTCTGTTATTGGGTTTAATCTGTCTCCTCCTAATG GTGAAGTTGTGATTGACACCGATGAAGATATAACTTCTGACAGAATAGAAATAGCAGAGGACGTAGGTGGAAGAGAGAAGCCTAAAGCAAAAGTGACTAGGAGCATTGTTTTTGTTACCGCCGAAGCAGCACCTTATTCAAAGACAGGAGGGTTGGGAGATGTTTGTGGTTCTTTGCCTGTTGTTCTAGCCGGACGAGGACATCGTGTTATGGTTGTTTCTCCTAGATATCTAAATGGTTCTCCTGCGGACAAGAAGTTTTCAGGAGCCATTGATGTAGGCCACACTAACGTGATTTGCTTTGGAGGGGAACAAGAGGTTGCTTTCTTCCATGAGTATCGGGAAGGTGTTGATTGG GTATTTGTAGACCACCCATCATTCCATAGACCTGGAAATCCATATGGGGATAGTTTTGGAgcatttggtgataatcaa TTTCGGTTCACTTTACTTTCGCATGCAGCATGTGAAGCACCATTGGTGCTTCCATTGGGAGGATATACCTATGGTCAAAACTGTTTATTCTTGGTGAATGATTGGCATGCAGGCCTTGTCCCATT GCTTTTGGCTGCAAAATATCGTCCACATGGAGTTTATACTGATGCCCGAAGTGTTCTCATAATTCATAACCTTGCACATCAG GGAGTGGAATCTGCGGTAACATATAAAAATTTAGGACTGCCCGCTGAGTGGTATGGAGCATTGGAGTGGGTGTTTCCAGAATGGGCTAGGGCTCATGCTCTTGACAGAGGTGAGGCTGTGAATATTCTAAAGGGTGCAGTTGTAACAACAGATCGGATATTGACAGTGAGCGAG GGCTATGCGTGGGAAATAACAACAGTTGAAGGTGGATATGGTTTGAATGGACTCTTAAGTAGTAGAAAAAGTGTTTTGAATG GGATCACTAATGGCATTGATGTGGTTGAATGGGACCCATCTTCTGACAAACATATTGCTTCACATTATTCTGCTAATGATCTTTCTGGGAAGGTTGAATGCAAGATTGCTTTGCAGAAGGAATTGGGTCTTCCAATTAGGCCCGATTGTCCGTTG ATTGGATTTATTGGGCGACTGGACTACCAGAAAGGTATTGACCTAATTCAATCAGGAATACCAGAGCTCATGTCCGATGATGTACAATTT GTTATGTTAGGTTCTGGCGATACACAATGCCAAGATTGGATGAGATTAGCCGAAGCGACTTATAAAGATAAATTTCGTGGTTGGGTTGGATTTAATGTCCCAGTCTCTCATAGAATAACTGCAGG ATGTGACATATTGTTGATGCCGTCGAGATTTGAGCCATGTGGGCTAAATCAATTGTATGCAATGAGATATGGAACTATACCCGTAGTTCATAGCACAGGAGGACTTAGA GATACGGTGATTAATTTCAATCCATATGCTGAAGGAGGTGGCGAGGGAACAGG GTGGACTTTTTCTCCTCTAACAAAAGAGAGCATGTTGGCG GCTCTAAGACTTGCTATTCGAACTTACAAAGAGTACAAGCCTTCTTGGGATGGATTGGTGAAAAGAGGCATGGAGAAGGACTTTACATGGGAAAGTGCTGCAATCCAATATGAACAAGTCTTCGAATGGGCCTTTATTGACCCACCATACGTTGGTTGA